From the Candidatus Poribacteria bacterium genome, the window TCAATCAACAATCCAGCAGATTCACCTGCCTGAACGTATTCTCAAAGCAACGGGAACAGAGTTTTCAAATTTACTTTCGGTGCCTGATGTCTGGCAAATTGGTGCGAATAACGGTGGGCAACTTTTAAATGTAGAGGTCGGTATGTCCCTTGATGAGATTAATCGGGAGGTACTGCGCGCTACCCTCGAATCCGTAGACAATAACAAGGCAAAAGCGGCAAAAATTCTCAAAGTAAGCCGACGGACAATCCAACGGAAAGCAAAAGAGTACGGTCTCTCCAACGAATAAGAATTGTCACAGTGCCCTATTTTCCGTCCGCTTATCTGGAGTCTTCAAGCGCATCAATTTAACGCAGCGGACATTCAGTATCCTTCGGACAAGAGTTCCTGCTTGTTTGCATAAACCTGTTTATAATAATCTATGCGTTTGAGTTGCGAAGCCGCTTCTTCGTCAATGATGACAACCGTTCGAGGATGCATTTGCAACACCGATGCTGGCACTTCCGCTGTGATAGATCCCTCTACGGCGTGAGCAATCGCTCCCGCTTTCGATTCGCCGTTTGCCAGCAGCAGACACTGTTTCGCTTCCATGATCGTGCCTACCCCCATTGTAATCGCCATTTTTGGCACTGCATCGACGGCTCCTCCGAAATGCGGTGCGTTAGCCTCAAGCGTACTCTGCGTCAAAGTCTTGATGCGAGTCCGAGACCCCAGAGATGAACTCGGTTCATTGAAACCGATGTGCCCATCTTTTCCAATTCCAAGCACTTGGATGTCGATGCCACCCGCGTTTACAATTGCTGCTTCGTACTGCTCACAAAATTCCTCGTGTGCTACAGCCGTGCTCTGTGGGATATGGCGATTCCCAGCAGGGATATTAACAGCATTAAAAAAATGGGTCTCCATGAAGGTGTGGTAACTATACGGATGGCTCGGTGGAATTCCGACGTACTCATCTAAGTTAAAAGTCGTCACGGCTGAAAAATCGAGTCCTTCCGTTTTGTGCATTCGTGCCAAGGCTTTATAAAGCCCAACGGGTGTGCTACCTGTAGCGAGTCCCAAAACGAGGTTCGGCTTTTTTAGGAGTGCGCTTCGGATAATTTCCGCCGAAACCGCTATAAGCTGCGTATAAGTCGGTTGAATAATAACTTCCATTTATTTCGTGAATACTTTCCAATTACGTGAGTATTTTTGGGTTTCGTGTTAAACATTTCCAGCGATGATCCTGTCCATATCACTGCTGATACTCTGCACCCTACCCTCTGGATTGTCTCCGTCAACGGGGAGTTCTGCAGTCATGTAATCGTCATATCCGACCTCTTCAAGTGCTGCCATAACGGCGTTCCAATCGATTGTGCAGTCTTCAATCAGATAGGTAAACCGGGTCTCATTTGCGTTGAAACCCTTGATATGCACTTTAGAAATACGGCTACCAAGCGAGCGAATCCAATGTTGTGGATATCCATACAGCACGATGTTACCAACGTCAAAATAGGCTGTTACTGTTTCATCCTCAAATTCGTCGAGATACTGAGAAAATTCCATCGGACTGAGTAGAAATTTATTCCAAACGTTCTCAATGGCGATTGTGATGCCTTTTTTTGATGCCTCTGGAATCAGTTTTCGGATTTCTGTTTGTGAACGTTCATACGCTGCTTCGTAGTGGGTCGCTTCATTGACAACAGCCGGAACGAGTAGTACTGTGTCCGCTCCGACAACCCTTGCGGTCGCTATGGAGTCAAGCATTCCTTCTCTCGATTCGGCACGAACCGTGTCATCTGCATCGGAAAGTGGACATGACCAGTGTTTGCTATTCATCACACCGAACACTTCCAATTGATGTTGCGTTGCGATCTCTTTTGTCTCGTACCGGTCGTCACCATTTACGAGGGTACCAATTTCAACACCGTCAAAACCGGCTTCTTTCGCGAGCTTAAACCGTGCTTCCGTCGAATTACCGGGTAATGAGCCGATGCATATCCCTTTTTTCATCTATTTTTCCTTTCGGTTCGGTCCGCGGCTTGCGCCGTCTGAATTTTTGATAGGAATTTGTTGTATACGTCTACCTCTGGTGCCAACGCAAGGGCTTGATGAATCGCTTCCAAAGCCTCCGCATATTGTGTGTTGCGGTAGTAGGTGTATGCGAGTGTATCGTAGTATCTCGCAGTCGGTTCCAAGGAGACAGCATGCTTTGCTAAGTCAATTGCTTGCTGCATCTCCTTACCGAGTCCGGCATAAAGGCGAGCCAAGTTGTTATATGCTTCTGCTGCTGTGCTATCCACAACGATTGCACGCTTGAACGCTGCAATCGCTGGTTCAAACTGCTGTTGGTTGATATAAATGACACCTAACTTCAACCATGTCTGCGGGTCGTCTGGTGCGATTTCCGTAGATTTCTGATACGCCAATGCCGCTTTTTCAAAGGCTCGCTGTTTGATGAAGACTTCGCCGAGATGCGCGTACCCTGGCAAATAAGACGGATGCACCTGTGTGGCAGTTTCGTAAATCTGGACGGCTGCTGTTAAATTATTATAAGCCTCGTGAAGTTCTCCTAATTTGATGTATAGCATCGGCAGATTCGGATTTAGATAGAGTGCCTCACGATATTCATGTACCGTGTCCTCGTAAGTTTTCAGGTGTCGAAACTGTGCCATAGCTGCCGCGGCTTGTTCACTGTTCCCAAGCCGTCGATAGGTGAGTGCTCGCCGATAATGTGCCTGTGATAAATACTGATTTCGGACGAGCGCGGCATCGTAATACTCCATCGCCTGTTGT encodes:
- the nagB gene encoding glucosamine-6-phosphate deaminase, with protein sequence MEVIIQPTYTQLIAVSAEIIRSALLKKPNLVLGLATGSTPVGLYKALARMHKTEGLDFSAVTTFNLDEYVGIPPSHPYSYHTFMETHFFNAVNIPAGNRHIPQSTAVAHEEFCEQYEAAIVNAGGIDIQVLGIGKDGHIGFNEPSSSLGSRTRIKTLTQSTLEANAPHFGGAVDAVPKMAITMGVGTIMEAKQCLLLANGESKAGAIAHAVEGSITAEVPASVLQMHPRTVVIIDEEAASQLKRIDYYKQVYANKQELLSEGY
- a CDS encoding sugar phosphate isomerase/epimerase: MKKGICIGSLPGNSTEARFKLAKEAGFDGVEIGTLVNGDDRYETKEIATQHQLEVFGVMNSKHWSCPLSDADDTVRAESREGMLDSIATARVVGADTVLLVPAVVNEATHYEAAYERSQTEIRKLIPEASKKGITIAIENVWNKFLLSPMEFSQYLDEFEDETVTAYFDVGNIVLYGYPQHWIRSLGSRISKVHIKGFNANETRFTYLIEDCTIDWNAVMAALEEVGYDDYMTAELPVDGDNPEGRVQSISSDMDRIIAGNV
- a CDS encoding tetratricopeptide repeat protein, encoding MKSLITCFLLLILFSAIQGWCDAELELNNRFERGARYLDAERYDLALTEFQSIRKEFATSEDVGSLAECYIGIVYQELNSLSEAVSAYQSALALKAPQGVHGTAHLHLGVVYKTQGELTHAENHLRQALALLPENAEGHIHLGDVYVLQHRLNAAENAYRESIRLNPDHTESYYGLGRVSELQNRLQQAMEYYDAALVRNQYLSQAHYRRALTYRRLGNSEQAAAAMAQFRHLKTYEDTVHEYREALYLNPNLPMLYIKLGELHEAYNNLTAAVQIYETATQVHPSYLPGYAHLGEVFIKQRAFEKAALAYQKSTEIAPDDPQTWLKLGVIYINQQQFEPAIAAFKRAIVVDSTAAEAYNNLARLYAGLGKEMQQAIDLAKHAVSLEPTARYYDTLAYTYYRNTQYAEALEAIHQALALAPEVDVYNKFLSKIQTAQAADRTERKNR